From the genome of Capsicum annuum cultivar UCD-10X-F1 chromosome 4, UCD10Xv1.1, whole genome shotgun sequence:
CCATAACCCCTACTctcattctaatttattttacttacttttttaaaaaatagattttgaaaaaaaatgcctctatttcttttaaaaaattatttactttttaggAATCATGTTCGCCCGCATTGACACTCAATGACTTGATTTGCCCGAGCAAAGCAGCTCACATGAATTCACCTGTCATATGTGAACCAAAATACTACAGTAAAACATATTCATAAAGTCTTCAAAAGAGAATTTTCGTtctaaattaaaaacaaataaataaattaaaataaattttttattttgaattaaaaccagacaaataaaaaaaagtactccctttattttaagattaaataagatcatattaattaaattatatcctttattaattttttgaagttgtgcaaaaacacaaatatgctaggtaatttttcatttcaagattaaaaataagatcatattaattaaattatatctcttattaatattttttttttttgaagttgtgTAAAACATAAATAAGTcaggtaatttgagacggagcgACTAATTATCAACCAAGGAATGTGTATCTATAGTTGGGGGTACCGAATCAGATTCATCTGCTTACCTTTCCCTTTCATCAAAAACACgaaataacaataccaaaaaaaaaagataagataagcTCAAAAGCCCATAGCATTATCCCCGAACCGCGTACCTTACCCCAACCCAACCCCCAATTTTCCTAATTCTCACTCCACACTATTTTTAACCCTTTATTATCACACTACTATATGATCAATTGACtcaattttaccaaaaaaaatccaTTTCCAACAACTTAATTTAGCGTCAAAAGATGACAATTTCAGATGCAGTAGTGTCCAATTTAACGACGTTTTACCTGTTAGTGATAGCCGCGATGAAGGCGTACGGATTGATAACTGGGCGGAGCTACAGCGGAGTTTTTGTACTGATTGTATCAACAGCAATTGTTGGAGGCGTACTGATTGTGAGTCTGACTTGGGATGTGACTCGTAAAGCTACATCATATGCAATGACACGAAATCATCATGATGATCGTCGTCATCATTCTGAGGAGTTGTGTAGAGGCGGTATATGTTGGCATGGTGTTGCTGTTAGATCTCCAGCGTCGCAGTTTCGGTTTCGGCTTCCTCAGCATCAGAATCGTTAGGGTTTAAAGTGAAAATTGGCGCTGTAAGTATGTAaattagttttggtattttatctattattggGATTTTGATTGTCGAAAAGTGGGGGTTAAATTAGCCTAAAATAGTTTAGGCATGTAAATGAAAATGTCTGTGCTGTTGGGGTTCTTTTACCCCATCCTACGAGCTCTCACCTTTTTACTTACTCAGTTGACTCGAATTACTCAGCGATTCGAATCGCAATCTAAAAATTAGAGATGGAGAGTGCTTGCTATATGAGTAACCTCTTTTATCAAGTCTTTGCTATCAGTGCAGTGAGTAACGGCAACTAAATTTACTTACAAAAAAATGCTCAATTTAGCCTCTTTAACAATGATGGACGTCAAATTTTCACTAAAGAA
Proteins encoded in this window:
- the LOC107867220 gene encoding uncharacterized protein LOC107867220, with amino-acid sequence MTISDAVVSNLTTFYLLVIAAMKAYGLITGRSYSGVFVLIVSTAIVGGVLIVSLTWDVTRKATSYAMTRNHHDDRRHHSEELCRGGICWHGVAVRSPASQFRFRLPQHQNR